The region agctccTAAGGTGATGCCCTCCCCATGCACTGACACCTCCAGGTTTTGGAACCATTGTCCTGCCCTCAGAAGAGGTGAGCGTCGCTCTGGCATCTGCCTGGGGGTGGGAGGATCAAGATGTGGTGGCCCTCAGACTGCACCAACCTGGCTGGCCTTGGCGTTGACATTGCCCATGCTGAAAAGCTTCCTGACCACATTCATGTCCTCCTCCTGCTcaacagctgccagtgctgccagcatcAGGGCGGTGTACCCAGCTTTGTTCTGGTGGTCCACGTTACAGATACCTGTAGGAGTGGGCAGAGGGGGCTCAggatgctgcagggctggtgggagaCATGGACCAAGCCACGTGCCTGGCTCCCCCCCCCAGTCTTGCCCAGGGTGCTGTGAACCTTCCCACAGGCACAGAACTGTTGATGGATCTCCCCCATGAAATCTGGGCTCCCAAACAGGCTGGGGTGACTTCTGACCCCCACAGCTATGAGCAGACACAGCCCAGGGTAGCTCTCCTCGCCCTCTGCTGCCAATGCCTTTCCCCTGTGCTGACAGGGCCAGGACATGtttctggggctggggggcactgACCCGtatccagcagcagccacacgaTGTGGAAGTTGGAGTGGGAGACGCTGTagtgcagggctgtgttgcCATTCCCGTCTGCCAGGTTCACCACGTGGGCCAGGAGAACCGGTGAGACCTCGGCAAAGGCCAGGAGGTGGTTGGCAACTGTGTCAGGGATGGACGACTTTTGGCTGGACAGACGGAACCACTCCTGAAggaccaggctgctgctggcgagctgtgggcacagagctccCCCTAAGCCTCTGCATGGCCTCGCACCCTGGCACCCaccccctgctgccagcccaggtggcagggagcagaatccctgctccagagggggTGGGTGAAGGCAGGACCCTGAACTGCCCAAACCCATGCTGGGCATAGCCTGAGCTGAGTCCAcatgggttttggggtttctggacAAAACCTGGAGCAAAGGGCTGTATTTTGGGTGAAGGTGCTGAGCCAGGCTTTGCTGGCCCCTCTCTGAGTAGGGCCAGCTCTGGGGGATgttggcaggggctgggcaagCCATCCCACCCCAGCGCTCCACTCACCACCTCTTTGCTCTTGGCAGCACTTGGATGGCCCAGGTGGGTCTTGACAATGAGGCAGGCCTCCCTCATTCTGGGGCTAAGCTCGAACCTGTGGAGAGCATGAGGATGTCCCTGGTGTGGGGCTGCATCACCCCACCAAACCTGTGAGCTCCACAGTGCCTGTAACTCCCCACAAGGTCCCCAGAGTGCAACCTCCAGCCCGGTGGCTGCACCCTGGCTGCTTCAGCCTCTGCAAACTGCCATAGAACAGAGCATTATATGGATGTGCTCAGGCACGATTCACCCATTCTTGGgccacattttttccttttgttgaaAAATGCTATTGAAggctgttggtttttttgtcctCCTCTGAATTATTTTCTGCAGCAAAGAAGCATTTGGGGCCTCTCATCCTTTCCTTAGCAGACCCAAGAAACTGGAAGGATTGTTCCTGATGGTCTCTGCAGCTGAATGGGTTTTTCCCACTGGCAGCACTGAAATTGGGGCAGATGGCCCGACCTGGCAGGGCCAGTGCCATGGCTCCCAGCTgaccagggagcagggagcctTCTCCACTGGCACTTACTTTTCCTTCACCTCAGggggctccagcagggtcaCATCAGTCCCCTTGCACTCCAGTCTGGGCTCACAcgtgccttctccagcctcctcTTCTGAGGTTTCGgtgtctccctgctctgaacTGTTGGAGCTGTCAGCCGAAGCCTTCTCAGAGGAGCTGTTGCCTTCTTCATCCTCCTCACTGGATGTGCTCTCATACCTGCACAGAGGGAGGATGCTCAGTGGCAACACAGCACCAGTCTGgcccccttcaggccctgccactGGCCCtagcccaggacagggatgcaGGGGACCAGGATGGGCTCATGGGGGTGGCAGGAGCCCCTGAACACGTACTCCCCGTTCAGCACTCCCACAAACTGCAGGCTCTTCTTGCTGCCCTCTGCCTTGCTCCGGGGAGGACCATCCCGCTTCTTCATGATGGACTTCAGGGCTCCTACAGGGAAACAGATGGATGCCAAGAGCCAGTGAGCAAGAATCATAGAAttttagaatcatggaatggtctGGGTTagaggggaccttaaagatcatctcatttcaACTCcactgccatggtcagggacaccttccattagaccaggttgctcagagctccatccaacctggccttaaacatttccagggatgggacatccacaacttctctaagtaacctgtgccagggcatcaCCACTTCATAGTaaggaatttttcctaatatctgatctaaacctaCTGCCATTTTGATACcactcccccttgtcctgtcactacatgctcaTGTCAACAGTCTCTCCTGGAGCTAGCCAAGCATCCCAAACCCACCAGACCTCCATGCGGGCATGGAAGGGACATGGGCAACTGCTGGAGCATGGGTAGCATTGGCCCTGCAGGCATTGTCCCCAACAAGGCCatcctctcccttcctgcagGAACATTCCAACCCAGACCCTGGCATCATCCCTGGTGACACCCACCGGCTGCAGGGCTTGGGGCAGCTCcactgtcctgtgctggggctgggtccCAGTTGCTGTCTGTTgtctccagcacagctggcccagggcctTTGCTCTCTGGGCACATCCCTGCCGTTGCTCCTGCACCCAGCACCGAGGGGCTGCTCAGGCCATCACCCAGGCCAGGCTCCATCACCTCACCTGCACCAggctcctcctctcctgccaaGACAATGCTGCCCACATCTGTCTGGCTGCCCTTGTCATCGCAGCTGGCAGCTGAATCGGGTCCGACTGCCACGTCCCGCCTGTCAGGGCGGCAGCCCACGGCAACACAGGAGGTTGGGGGGCAGCACTCCACACCTGCCTCCGCTGTCTTTGGGGGGTCACCAGCTGCCCGGCTCTGTGTCACTACCACAGCCTCCACCAGTGCCTCGGCAACCTGCGGCACGGCCATCACCTCCTTGTCCACCTgcccgcggggccggcgggcACACACCTCCAGccgcagctcctccagctcccgcGTGGCCTCCTGCAGGTGCCCCTCCATCAGGGTGATTACCTCCTTCTGGTGCCCTaccgtctgctgcagcagctccagctcccgcTCTGCCTCAGTGGCCAGCCCCAGCGAGGACTCTATCACCCAGACAGCCACATCCCTGCGTCCCTGTGTGCCGCTGTCTGGCGTGTCCCCACTCTCCTGCTGCGACCGGTAGTAGAACACAGCATCTGTCATGGCCCGATCCTCACCCACTGCCACAGAGCGGCACGGCCTCTCAGCCACCCTGGGGCTCTTGCCTGGCCAAGCCCTGACGTTCCGCTCTGGCACAGCCAGCTTCTCTGTCAGCTTCCTCAGCTCTGCAATTTTGCTCGTTCGCCCCTTCACTGGCTCTGCTTCACTCTCTGGCCCTGTATGGGGCCCCTCCtcaccccctgtccctgcctcagAGCCAGAGGGGTGATACAATGCCTCGCCAGGCTCTGCCGACAGCTTCTCCAGCAACTTTGCCTTCTCCCTCTTCAACTCGCAGATCTGCATCTGCAGGAGTGGGATGGTTTTCACCTGCTCCTCCAGGTCCCGGAGCTGCCGCAGGGCTGCAGCCATCTGCTCCCGCACGTGCTGCAGCGGGGCCGTGCcgagccctgcagcaggagtgcTGCGCCCTGAGCTGCCAGGGCTCACCCGGCCCCAACCCGCCTGGCCCTCGGCGCCCACTGGCACCCAGTGGGGTGGTTGGCCCAGGGCACTCGGCAGGCCAACATGGGAGGGACCACCAATATCCTGCAAacggccctgctcctgctccagcctcctgctTGTCTCCAGCAAGGTTTTCTCCACCCGTGGGTTTGGCACGAGGCACTTGCGGGTGGGAGGTGGGAGCAGCCGCACTGGTGGCGGTGAGATAGGGTGGGAGGTTGGCTTGCCCGCAGGCTCCAGGGGTGCTCGCCCGTGCGGGGACAGCAACAGTGCAGTCCTGCCCTCCTCGCTGGCCGTGGAGGTGAGGGACTCGGTGGAGGTCCAGGCGCTGgtgtggctgctggggctgcgCAGTGTGCTGGGCGGTGCACGGGACCCTTTCACCCTGCGAGGCAGTGGCACTTTCTTGAGTGTTTGGCCACTTTCTATATCATCAACATATTTCAGGAAATCAAGGTCCAGCAGGAAGCCATAAGGGGTTTCCACAGAATATGAGCTCTTCTCTCCATCGTCCTGGTCCCGATACAAGAACGGGCCCCCAAGATCTGCAAGAGGAGAAGGGATGGTTAGTGGAGACAGGATGGCTTTTCTAACTGGGTTACACTGGAATTTACAGCCTCCAGACCCATCTCCTCCATGATGTGCAATGTGTCTGTCTCCAGCACCCTCAGTGCCATAGGGTATCACAGGGCACACAGTCCATGTCAGGGTTGGTGCTGGAGTGAGGAACTccactgggatgggatgggacagctCACCCCTGCCACCCCCCTTGCACCCCTTCCACTGTCATTACCTGGTAACAACCCTGGTCTCTTTACCTGGTAGGTTCTGGTTCAGGGGTGCTGGCTGAGCCATCTTCTTCCCGGAATGCTGCTGACCAGAAGACCATCAACCTGCAACGAGACCATGTCCAGCCAAACCCTGTAACCACAGGGCTGGtgagccccaggcagccacacagccctgacccccacctgggGAGAATCCTGTGGCTGCCCCCTGCCATCTGCCAAGTCCCCtggcctcccccagcccagggctgacGCTGGAGCTGGTGGCTGGGCGAGTGCGGTGCTGCCTGTGATGCCAGGATTGTTTGTACATTTAAGGAATGCtccacagctcagctgggatGGCCATGCTGCCAGCTCCGAGGGTCACGAGTTGGAGCTTGGCCATACAGTGGGAGCAGgccaggaaagaaaagaggcTGAACCTGTATAGGTGCAATACTCAGTGCAAAGTTTGCTTTGGATAAAGGGAAACGATGCTTTGGCAAAGGGACGTGatggcagggagcagccagcaccTGTCAGTGCTGGGTGTGATGCCCATTCCTGCCACCCAGGGTGCCCCACAAGGCCTCAGGAGTCTCCTGAGGGGCCAATGACCCCCAGAAGGGACCTGACTGCTTTCCCCTGTCCATAACATGGGATAAGGCAGAGGGGAATGAAATGGGAGCCTGGTTTTCCCAGGAGCCAGGCACGGACACACTGGAGGAGGGCCAAGAGGATACGGCTGTGGTCCAGAAGTGAGCTTATGGCTGGGGGTGCAACCAGCTGTGAGCACTGAGCTAGGACCTGCTGCAACATTTGGCAGCATCTGGATGCTGGGGCCCAGGTGTGAagtgctcctggcaggagcaggatgagACGATAGCACCTTGGGAGCACCCATTGCTGCTGTGCATGGCACCAGAGTTCTGATGGCtgtgcccatggggcacaggTGGCCATAGGGCTGAGCAGCTGTTGGTGGGCAAAGCATTTGGCACTGGGCTATTTTCAGAAGAAAGCAGGGGAGGAGAAATGCCACAGAGGAAGGGTGGCTTGGGCACAGCCCTCAGGGAAGCTGAggctcagagctgcccagggaacgGCGCAGGATGTGGCCTTGGCTGCACAGAAACACCCTCGTCTGCCCCTCACACCAGTGCTGCAGCCATgccccagccctcagcccccctggccccgtggagcagctgaggcagcaCCAGGCCAGGCTCGGGCTGGGCACTGAGTTCAACTGGGCAGAGATAAAACACTTCCCACTAGGACAGATTCTGGGGCTCTCCCACTCCTCTGCCAACCCACCCGCAGCCGATGCACATCCCAAATTCTACCTCCCTTGGAATCATCCCACCTTTGAGCAGGCACCCATTCCACCTCCCTGGTAACATCCCTCTCCATGCTGGCATCCACCATTCCCAAGCTGCTGGCTTCATGCCCAAGAGGGCCCACACATCCCCCACCTCCTCTAATCCCTCCCACCCTGGGAAGAGTTTGGTTTCCTCCTCTGCATGGCCCTTGCTGCAGGTAATTAAACAGTGCTGGGGCCAGGACAAACTTCCCGCTGAGCTCCACGCACGTTGTAAATCaaagaggaagagagagcaACAGGAGCCAGAGCCAGCGGGAGCGTTTCCTCGGGGGGAAGTGGCCGGCAGCTCCCTTCCGCCGCCCAGCCTGGGTATTgtcctgcctggggacaggaaAAGCCTCCTCTGCCAAGGCCTGGAGACCTCCCACACCACTCCAGCTGCAAAGGGGCCCTTTGCACCAGCACTGCACTGGTGTCCCCTCCACTGAGCTGGGGACAGTCTGCTTGTCACCTGCCACCTCCTATGGCCCCTTCAGCCAATGTCTGCAGTGCATCCCAACTGTGGGGGACATCCTCCCACTGCTTCCAGACCCCATTTCTTTTGGTCTGATAGGATGGGCTGGACCAGGGCACAAGTTTCTGTCTTCACCCAGCTCCAAAAATGGTGATGGGACCTGCCAGCTACCAACCATGTCCAAGTGGCCCCAGGGACTCCATTGACGTTCAAACCCTCCTGCAAGGAGCAAAAACTCCCAAGGTTCCTTGGGCTGTGCAAactgtccctgggctggggaagaTGTGTGGGCCTGGACTGGACAAGTGGGGGCAGATGGTCCCAGTGTGCAGCAGGTTGAGCCCCCACACCTCTGGCCCAGCCACTGTCAGCACCAGCTGGACCTGGCTGCCACACCCATGGCACCACACAGGCAGCCACTCTCCACCCAGGCTGAAGTCTTGCTGGGGCCAATTATACCAGCCACTTTGGTGCCAAAGGCTGATTTTCAGCAGCTTCAGCTGCTCCCTTGGGCACTGGTGCAGGTTGCTGAAGGGCATGGGGACATGCACACACTGTGGGGAGCCCTTACATGATCCCAGCTCTCTCTGGAAGCAATTAATGTTGTTTCTAGCGCTGGTGTTTCAACAGAAAAGCAGGATGGTACAAGCAAAGGACTGGTAGGGAGGCTTAGCAGtgagggggagaggaggaggatgcgCAGGCACTCAACAACCCCCATAGAGGCAGGGCTATGTTTTGCCCTGGGCTCACACCTGTATTTTCCCCTAATGCTGTTGTACCAATGGGAAAAATCGGGCCAaaactggagctgctctgctcggTTACAATCAGAAGTCATATCAGGGATGAGCAAGACTGGGCACCTTGGCACAGCCCAGGTACCACCCGGGCCTCGTGCCCCAaccccagctgcaggcagcaccgTGTGACCCTGGCCTCATGGGGCAATTTCCCATTGGGGTTCCCAagctcctggcctggcagaggagaggtCTGGGAGAGCTATTCCTAAAGCTTGAGACCTCTGTGCCCTTTTCCTCCCCGGGGCCACAGCTGTAGCAGCCCTCAGCCCGGTTCAACcacctgctgcagctcagcccaagCTGCTCCACTGACGGGGCCAGGCCTGGACACAGAGAGGGCTCTCCCTGGCTCTCCTCCTGAGCCAAAATACTGAGGTCATGAGGAATGTGGGAAGAACAGAgtccagagcagccctggccagcaCAACTTGATTTATCTCAGCCAGGCATGCTTCCCTCGTAGCTGAGCAGGCGATAAGCCCTGAAGTTTGGAACTGAGGCTGTTCCAAAGTTAAGGGGAAACCACCGAGCAAGCACATGGCTTCttccactgccagcagcctgccAGGATTCAGGCTCCTCACACACTCAGCTGCCACCTGTGCTTGTCACCTGCAGTGTTACCTGCCAGCACTGTGGCTGGGTGCAGGTATCCAGGGCTCAGGCCACCttcgtgtccctgtcccctgctgcaggggctgtatggcagagcctgtgcctTTCTGCCCAGGCAACTGTGGCCAGCtgtctgtgctggagctgctcctggaggagctggatccAGGTGGGTGGGTGCACAATGCTGACACAGGGAGAGAAACGGAAATGATCATCTCAACAGCCTAATTTCAGGGTTGGACTGTTATTTCTGGAGTTGTCGTCATCGATGGCCCAGTTGGCTGGGAGGCCaaaggggctgcccaggctctgcacccactccagcccctcagggaccTCCCTGAGCTCACACACAACAGGTGTAGAGTCCACACACAAACTTACCCACGTGGGGATCAGCTCTACCAGCCCCCTCACACCTACAGCACTATAGCCTCCCTACAGCTTCACTAGAGAACATCAACCCCTCTccttgctgcccagcagcaccttccACCAACACCTCCCGATTCCCTCGGGGCTGCATCAGCAGCGATGGCCTGGGCTTGTCCTGCTGTGAGGAGGGGTTCAGAGATTAAACTAAATTTACACGCGGGAAGCCCAGGTACAGCCGGGGTACACCCAGAACTCCGTGCACAATCCCGGGGTGGGATCTCCATGTGCTCCAAGAGCACCCCGAGCACTCCTGTGCCCTTCAGCACCCCAGAGGGGCCCGCAGCAGCCCGGGGTGCCATGTCCCACCGCCGGGGAACCCACAGGACACCCAGCCTGAAGAGGTCCCCAGgaccccagggtgtccccagagcccccagccccgcagTTCCCACCAGCATCCCCAACCTGAGGGGTTCCCGGCACCCCTGGGGGATCCCCAGCGCCCCGGGGCGCCAGCAGCACATTCCAGGCACCCGCACGTCGGGGCGACAGCCCGTGCCCAGCCCCGGGGAGCCGGGGtctccccgccgccgccaccggaGGGGAGCAGTTCCAGccgggccccggccccggcccacTCCcctcccgctcccgccgccgggGCCGCTGGGGCGGAGCCCCCGGGGCGGCGGATGCCGGGGCCGCCCCATcccgccgcgctcccgccgcGTCTGCAGGGCTCCAGCGCGGCCCGTCCGGGGCcacgggcggcggcggctgcggggcCCTGCGGGGGCCGCCACCGGGACGAGcccgcgccccgccgccgccgggcccgCCCGGCCGGTCCCGTCCCGCCCGGTCCCCGCTGTCCCTCACCGTGCCGCCgggctcctgggctgcagcctggaCACAGCCCCGGGCCCGGGACTCTCGGGCTGCTCCGCGGCGCCCGGCAGCGCTgcccgccgcagccccgggccgagggcgggcgggagcgggagcgggagcggccggggcggggcgggggcgggcggggacCGGCCCCGGGCCCGACGGGACGGGAACCGCCCCCGGCCGCTCGCCCCCGGCATCCCCGCCAGCTCCCTCTCcgcctggggaggggacatcGCTGTCCCCGGGGCCGCCTGGGGTGCGATGTGCCCCGTTCCTGTCACCTGGGGGGAGGGGTGTCCCCTACCCTGtcacccccagggcccctgtCCTGATTACCCTGGGGATGGGGTGCTCCTACTGCAGTCACCCTGAGGACGGGATTCTCCCTAACCTGTCCACGTCGGGGATGGTCACCCTACAGAAAGGGGGATCTCCTGCTCACTTCGCCCCGATGCTGGGGTACCCtctgccctgagctcagcctcGCAGCTGGCGGGTGGCTGGGGTCCAG is a window of Agelaius phoeniceus isolate bAgePho1 chromosome 29, bAgePho1.hap1, whole genome shotgun sequence DNA encoding:
- the KANK3 gene encoding KN motif and ankyrin repeat domain-containing protein 3 isoform X3 codes for the protein MAQPAPLNQNLPDLGGPFLYRDQDDGEKSSYSVETPYGFLLDLDFLKYVDDIESGQTLKKVPLPRRVKGSRAPPSTLRSPSSHTSAWTSTESLTSTASEEGRTALLLSPHGRAPLEPAGKPTSHPISPPPVRLLPPPTRKCLVPNPRVEKTLLETSRRLEQEQGRLQDIGGPSHVGLPSALGQPPHWVPVGAEGQAGWGRVSPGSSGRSTPAAGLGTAPLQHVREQMAAALRQLRDLEEQVKTIPLLQMQICELKREKAKLLEKLSAEPGEALYHPSGSEAGTGGEEGPHTGPESEAEPVKGRTSKIAELRKLTEKLAVPERNVRAWPGKSPRVAERPCRSVAVGEDRAMTDAVFYYRSQQESGDTPDSGTQGRRDVAVWVIESSLGLATEAERELELLQQTVGHQKEVITLMEGHLQEATRELEELRLEVCARRPRGQVDKEVMAVPQVAEALVEAVVVTQSRAAGDPPKTAEAGVECCPPTSCVAVGCRPDRRDVAVGPDSAASCDDKGSQTDVGSIVLAGEEEPGAGEVMEPGLGDGLSSPSVLGAGATAGMCPESKGPGPAVLETTDSNWDPAPAQDSGAAPSPAAGALKSIMKKRDGPPRSKAEGSKKSLQFVGVLNGEYESTSSEEDEEGNSSSEKASADSSNSSEQGDTETSEEEAGEGTCEPRLECKGTDVTLLEPPEVKEKFELSPRMREACLIVKTHLGHPSAAKSKEVLASSSLVLQEWFRLSSQKSSIPDTVANHLLAFAEVSPVLLAHVVNLADGNGNTALHYSVSHSNFHIVWLLLDTGICNVDHQNKAGYTALMLAALAAVEQEEDMNVVRKLFSMGNVNAKASQAGQTALMLAVSHGRQEMVEALLACGADVNLQDEEGSTALMCACEHGRLETVKLLLAQPTCDVSIVDSDGNNAVAIALEAGHSDIAALLHAHLNSTKAQVPGTSPTATKSPGSPKKPN
- the KANK3 gene encoding KN motif and ankyrin repeat domain-containing protein 3 isoform X4; protein product: MAQPAPLNQNLPDLGGPFLYRDQDDGEKSSYSVETPYGFLLDLDFLKYVDDIESGQTLKKVPLPRRVKGSRAPPSTLRSPSSHTSAWTSTESLTSTASEEGRTALLLSPHGRAPLEPAGKPTSHPISPPPVRLLPPPTRKCLVPNPRVEKTLLETSRRLEQEQGRLQDIGGPSHVGLPSALGQPPHWVPVGAEGQAGWGRVSPGSSGRSTPAAGLGTAPLQHVREQMAAALRQLRDLEEQVKTIPLLQMQICELKREKAKLLEKLSAEPGEALYHPSGSEAGTGGEEGPHTGPESEAEPVKGRTSKIAELRKLTEKLAVPERNVRAWPGKSPRVAERPCRSVAVGEDRAMTDAVFYYRSQQESGDTPDSGTQGRRDVAVWVIESSLGLATEAERELELLQQTVGHQKEVITLMEGHLQEATRELEELRLEVCARRPRGQVDKEVMAVPQVAEALVEAVVVTQSRAAGDPPKTAEAGVECCPPTSCVAVGCRPDRRDVAVGPDSAASCDDKGSQTDVGSIVLAGEEEPGAGEVMEPGLGDGLSSPSVLGAGATAGMCPESKGPGPAVLETTDSNWDPAPAQDSGAAPSPAAGALKSIMKKRDGPPRSKAEGSKKSLQFVGVLNGEYESTSSEEDEEGNSSSEKASADSSNSSEQGDTETSEEEAGEGTCEPRLECKGTDVTLLEPPEVKEKFELSPRMREACLIVKTHLGHPSAAKSKEVLASSSLVLQEWFRLSSQKSSIPDTVANHLLAFAEVSPVLLAHVVNLADGNGNTALHYSVSHSNFHIVWLLLDTGICNVDHQNKAGYTALMLAALAAVEQEEDMNVVRKLFSMGNVNAKASQAGQTALMLAVSHGRQEMVEALLACGADVNLQDEEGSTALMCACEHGRLETVKLLLAQPTCDVSIVDSDGNNAVAIALEAGHSDIAALLHAHLNSTKAQQGTSPTATKSPGSPKKPN
- the KANK3 gene encoding KN motif and ankyrin repeat domain-containing protein 3 isoform X1, translating into MAQPAPLNQNLPDLGGPFLYRDQDDGEKSSYSVETPYGFLLDLDFLKYVDDIESGQTLKKVPLPRRVKGSRAPPSTLRSPSSHTSAWTSTESLTSTASEEGRTALLLSPHGRAPLEPAGKPTSHPISPPPVRLLPPPTRKCLVPNPRVEKTLLETSRRLEQEQGRLQDIGGPSHVGLPSALGQPPHWVPVGAEGQAGWGRVSPGSSGRSTPAAGLGTAPLQHVREQMAAALRQLRDLEEQVKTIPLLQMQICELKREKAKLLEKLSAEPGEALYHPSGSEAGTGGEEGPHTGPESEAEPVKGRTSKIAELRKLTEKLAVPERNVRAWPGKSPRVAERPCRSVAVGEDRAMTDAVFYYRSQQESGDTPDSGTQGRRDVAVWVIESSLGLATEAERELELLQQTVGHQKEVITLMEGHLQEATRELEELRLEVCARRPRGQVDKEVMAVPQVAEALVEAVVVTQSRAAGDPPKTAEAGVECCPPTSCVAVGCRPDRRDVAVGPDSAASCDDKGSQTDVGSIVLAGEEEPGAGEVMEPGLGDGLSSPSVLGAGATAGMCPESKGPGPAVLETTDSNWDPAPAQDSGAAPSPAAGALKSIMKKRDGPPRSKAEGSKKSLQFVGVLNGEYESTSSEEDEEGNSSSEKASADSSNSSEQGDTETSEEEAGEGTCEPRLECKGTDVTLLEPPEVKEKFELSPRMREACLIVKTHLGHPSAAKSKEVLASSSLVLQEWFRLSSQKSSIPDTVANHLLAFAEVSPVLLAHVVNLADGNGNTALHYSVSHSNFHIVWLLLDTGICNVDHQNKAGYTALMLAALAAVEQEEDMNVVRKLFSMGNVNAKASQAGQTALMLAVSHGRQEMVEALLACGADVNLQDEEGSTALMCACEHGRLETVKLLLAQPTCDVSIVDSDGNNAVAIALEAGHSDIAALLHAHLNSTKAQVPVSTTLLPTGGERAETQTGVSKKRLQEQEQSGSGATCSEQPCWP
- the KANK3 gene encoding KN motif and ankyrin repeat domain-containing protein 3 isoform X2, whose translation is MAQPAPLNQNLPDLGGPFLYRDQDDGEKSSYSVETPYGFLLDLDFLKYVDDIESGQTLKKVPLPRRVKGSRAPPSTLRSPSSHTSAWTSTESLTSTASEEGRTALLLSPHGRAPLEPAGKPTSHPISPPPVRLLPPPTRKCLVPNPRVEKTLLETSRRLEQEQGRLQDIGGPSHVGLPSALGQPPHWVPVGAEGQAGWGRVSPGSSGRSTPAAGLGTAPLQHVREQMAAALRQLRDLEEQVKTIPLLQMQICELKREKAKLLEKLSAEPGEALYHPSGSEAGTGGEEGPHTGPESEAEPVKGRTSKIAELRKLTEKLAVPERNVRAWPGKSPRVAERPCRSVAVGEDRAMTDAVFYYRSQQESGDTPDSGTQGRRDVAVWVIESSLGLATEAERELELLQQTVGHQKEVITLMEGHLQEATRELEELRLEVCARRPRGQVDKEVMAVPQVAEALVEAVVVTQSRAAGDPPKTAEAGVECCPPTSCVAVGCRPDRRDVAVGPDSAASCDDKGSQTDVGSIVLAGEEEPGAGEVMEPGLGDGLSSPSVLGAGATAGMCPESKGPGPAVLETTDSNWDPAPAQDSGAAPSPAAGALKSIMKKRDGPPRSKAEGSKKSLQFVGVLNGEYESTSSEEDEEGNSSSEKASADSSNSSEQGDTETSEEEAGEGTCEPRLECKGTDVTLLEPPEVKEKFELSPRMREACLIVKTHLGHPSAAKSKEVLASSSLVLQEWFRLSSQKSSIPDTVANHLLAFAEVSPVLLAHVVNLADGNGNTALHYSVSHSNFHIVWLLLDTGICNVDHQNKAGYTALMLAALAAVEQEEDMNVVRKLFSMGNVNAKASQAGQTALMLAVSHGRQEMVEALLACGADVNLQDEEGSTALMCACEHGRLETVKLLLAQPTCDVSIVDSDGNNAVAIALEAGHSDIAALLHAHLNSTKAQVPQGTSPTATKSPGSPKKPN